aaaaaaaagaaaaaagatttgctAAATGAAATCACTAAAGATGAACATAGAAACAGTCTGTAAAGTTAgctaaattatctttatttttttttagaaacagggtctcactctgttgcccaggctggagtgcagtggcatgatcttagatCACTaaagcctcagactcctgggctcaagtgatcctcccagcctcaacctcctaagtagctgggatcacaggtgcgtgaCACTATGCGTGGCTCAAATTCTTTTTACTTTGAAGGCCCTGCTAGAAACTTGCTGCTGCTCTAATTCACGACTTGGAGAGACAAAACTAAAAAAGCTGTTGCTGGGTTCAGGTGCTGTGGGAGAACCCGCAAAAAATGGTCTGAACTGAAAATCTCCATCTCCATCGCCCCGATTTCGAACAGGTGTATTATCCAAAGGAAACTTGGAGTTGTTACCTAgggcagaaaaaaaggaaaaacataattttattcatttgttatcTATATAATCTACTTCAGAGGAatcatcaaatatatatatatgaatatatattttttctccaatatttgtcttagaaaaaaacagacatataaaatcTTTTACCCCaggttaagaatttttttaaaaaaacattgcaATAAACATTCTAGAAAAAATATAACTGAAATATTGGCATATACCATGACCCAATATCAATTAGCATAGGCTTAAGACAAGCAGATAATAGATCtgattaaattaacatttaactACTTCCACTGAACCCTTCCTTGGCTTTTACAGGTTTTAAAGGACCAAATAACTAAAGGAAAATGCTGACTATATATCCTTCAAGCTAACAGTGGCAGCAGGACATAAAAAGGTTAACTGTGTACAAAAAGAGGAATGGGAAAGAACTggtgaatatgaaaaaaataagacaaatgtgGACAGtgacaaaaaaataagtatatctATAATGCCCATTTACAGTAACTCTGATTGACTAAATTACATTATATAAGTAAAACTGAAAGTTAAGCAGAAATTTAGGTTTTTATTCTTATATCTGATATTCCTCATCTCATCACCTCAAACCtgccccccaccttttttttttgtagagacagggtctcactatattgcccaggctggtctcaaactcctgggctcaagtgattctcccacctcaatctcccaaagtgctgggccgcACCTGACCACCTCATACTTTTTATAAGACATCAGCTCCTCCCCTATTAAATCTTTTTCCTCAGCCTATAGTAAATATCCAAAAATGAGTATTAGGAAAGTCCAGCACAAGAGGCTTCACTTTTTTGTATGCCAAAAACAATTTCCATTAATAGCATAGCAAAAATCTATTAGATTTTGTTGCATAAAGAGTAGTATAAAGGAGAGAGCTCAGGAAGATATGAGATTCATTCCGTCTGCAAGGCACCTAACAAGCAGAAAAGAGATGGCATCATACTAGATTGTGATTTAAAGAAAGAACCCTATTTGGATAACCTTTATATCCTCATTAGTTAGGATCATACCTAACAAGCTGGTACATAAAACATATTTgctaaatatttgataaatggaaaaatgattagacaaaagaacaaaacaaccaAACTGACAACTTAAGAACTGTACAATCAGTATTGGCAggtgaaaaaaattgaaacatgGCCTTCTTGGAGGATAGCAAATGGTTAAGAGTATAGGCTCTGAAAACAGGTTAGTGATATTGACCAAATTACTTaactttctgtgcctcagctttctcatctgtataaaAGAAGGATAATAATACTTACTTCATAAGGTTTTGtaaattatatgaatttatataaaacACAACAGTGCCTAGCACTTAGGAATCAATAAATGAcagctaatattattattactacaacTACATAGCTTTTAACTTAATGTAGCAATGTGCAAACTTTCATTTTGCAGAGATTAACTGCTCAAATTAAAgctttaatttaaatgtaagcaAATACAATAGATAAAAGCAATGATGTACAGGTTGAAACATGGGTGAAGAATTCAGAGCCTACCACAACTCAATGCTTGTCTTATCCTTATCGTCTCGACTGAATGCTTGGAAGTGGGCAGAGCAGTATAAAAAATCATTGATTTAAAGAACAGACACTTGATACATGTCCTTTCTTACCTAATGGGAAGCCAAGAACACCAGACTGTGCAATCATGGATGGTTCAAGGGTGCCTTCATGGTTAGCAATAGTGATGTTTCGTAGCCTAAGGCTATCATAGAGGCCTTGGAGCTTTTGATACTGACGATTGCGCTCCATAAGTTTCTCAGAGATGTCACTGAACTTTTTCTTGTATTCTTCTAGTACTTTCTTCATGGAGGTAACCTCCCCTTTCATAGAGGTCAATTCTACATCCTTGCTTTGTATTTGCTGAGTATATATCTTCTCCATCTGTTTCAGATGGCCCTCAGCCTTGCTGAAATTGTATTCTTGATAGAGACGTTCCTGATGTACCTggttccaaaagaaaaaagatttttaaggtATTGGGTACAAAGTTATATATTGTAAAATGTTAtacaaacacaaaaggaaaagaaagatgctTATATAGGGATGTTATTTTATCATTTAGAACCCAGTTTAAGAAGCAATCAGGATACACAATGAGGCACAGAAAACAATAAGTTATGTTActaaatgcatagaaaaaaagtCTGGAAGAATACTCTCAAACCACTAACTTTATACCACCAAAAGAACTGAGTATTTGTCTTAACAAGTGACATGTTTTCCAAaggtttttaagaaatataatccCATTTTTCAAGTAATCCAGAGCATGAAGAATAGACTCTAAGACAACCACAAATTATCGTCTCCTGGTACATACACCCTTGTGTAACTCCCTATCCCCTTGCACGTGGGCAGGACCTGTGACTAGAATACTACAGAAAATGTGACAGGTTGTCACTTCATAAGTATATTACCTAAGACTATAAGGTCTGTCTTACTAGGAGACACACTCCCTTGCTGGCTTTGAGGAAGCAAGCAGTCATGTCAGGAAGGCCCAAGAGACAAGTAACTAAGAACAGCCTCTGGCCAATAGCCAGCAAAAAATTGAGGACCCAATGAATCTAGACAGATCTTAtacttttcacaaaaataaactcaaaatggttcacagacttaaacataaaatgcaaaactatgaaactccCAGAAGATAACATAGGGTAAAATCCAGGTGGATCTTGGATTTGGCAGTGACTTTTAAAATACACCAAAGGTATAATCCGTGAAAGAGAAAATTGATAAGCAGGACTTCATTAAACTTAAAAAtctctgctctgtgaaagaccctgtaagagaataaaaagacaagccacagatcaGGAGAGTATATTTGCAAAAGATAGCTCTGATAAAGGATCAAAGAATACTTCAAACTCAACAGTAAGGAtaaaaagaacacttaaaactcaacaataagaaaacaatttaaaaatagaccaagaactcggccgggcgcggtggctcatgcctgtaatcccagcactttgggaggcagaggtgggcggatcatgaggtcaggagatcgagaccatcctggctaacacggtgaaaccccgcctctactaaaaatacaaaaaattagccgggcgtggtggcgggcgcctgtagtcccagctactcgggaggctgaggcaggagaatggcgtgaacccgggaggcagagcttgcagtgagctgagatcgcgccactgcactccagcctggacaacaaagcgagactccgtctcaaaaaaaaaaaaaaaaaaagaccaagaacTTCATATacacctcaccaaaaaaaaaaaaaaaaaaaaaaaaaaaaggcaaaaaagcatatgaaaagatgctccacatcatatgtcatcagagacatgcaaattaaaatgagacaCCACTATACACCTATTAAAATGGCCAAGACCCAGAACATGGACAATACCAACttctggcaaagatgtggagcaacaggaattctcattcattgctgctggcaatataaaatggtatagccactttggaagacaatttggcagttgcttacaaaaataaacatactcTCACCACATAAGCCAGCAAAAACACTATTTGGTATTTAACCAAAGGAGTTGAAAAATAGAGGAGCATGTAAGAGAAACAACTTAcccagaaaaatataataaaaagttactTGACAGATGACAAACATCCTTAAGAAGTATAAGTGTATATGTAAGATATAACAATACATTCAAGGACATGCTTAAAGTCATCCACAGGGAGGTCTTTCAAAGGAAatactaaaagtagaaatcataaaGGGAAAAAGTTAAGGATGCGTATTTGATAAGAATGCTTATCATAGCATTTTAATAACTTggaaataaattatgatacaatATAACCATTAAAATATGATTATAGAATAgttaactaaaaaatatttaacaagatATTCATACCAAGTGAAGCacaggctactcaggaggctgaggcgggagaatggcttgaacccaggagttagagactagcctgggcaacacaagaaaaccccgtctcaaaaggaagaaaaattcatACCAGATATAATATACTGTCAACTCTTAACaataaaagtgtgtgtgttaTCTTACTTTTatacagaagagagagagagtgtgtgagtgtgtgtgtgtgtatacccaaAATATAAACAATGGTTATCTCTGAGTGATGGAATTATGAGtgctttaattttcttccttttgattttcAACAATAAACAGTATTgcttttgaaaacaatttaataaaaagagTTTCTCATATactcataaaaaattaataataatacaatgaaGGAAAGACACTAGAAGTTCCCACAAATGCCATAAATCACATGCTCAAGAGAAACTAGACTAAGCACTAACCTGATATGTCCAGAAGGCCAGCGCTCGGGAGCTAATGTCCAACACGATCTCTGGTCGCAGTCCTGCCAATACCATAGCTTTATATTCCTCTGATGGACTGAGTTCTGTGCGGACAATATCTAGCTTTCCAGAAAGGGTACTGTTGCAGGCAGGACAGATAGCTGGTGAGCGACTAAACTCACCACTGCCATGCTGATCACAGAAGATGTGAGAGCAGGCAGTGACCCATGCATAGCCAGAGAGTTTGATGCGACACTTTCGATAATTACAAAGCAGCATGTCTTCACACAAAGACATAATAGGATAGTGAGGTCTCCAGAAGCTGAAGAGAGGCCTAAGAAGGGGTAAATAAAAAGGCCAAGTAAGTTAAAttgcaatgaaaataaaagtaaaaaagaaatataacatgcacgtttttatcataaaatactgcacattttattatattccttGTATTTATTATAATTGATATATTGATTTCAGTTACTCAATAATATTAATTGTGCTCGTTTGTCCGGTTTTCTAAAAACGCTTTAAGGACAAAGGTAAAGACAAAGGTGGTTACAGATCTTGCTAAcgtcaaaaataatatatacgtgggccaggctcagtggctcaagcgtacaatcccagcactttgggaagccaaggcaggcggggtcccttcaggtcaggagttccagaccagcctggccaacatggtgaaacccagtctctatta
This genomic stretch from Homo sapiens chromosome 14, GRCh38.p14 Primary Assembly harbors:
- the CCNB1IP1 gene encoding E3 ubiquitin-protein ligase CCNB1IP1, which gives rise to MSLCEDMLLCNYRKCRIKLSGYAWVTACSHIFCDQHGSGEFSRSPAICPACNSTLSGKLDIVRTELSPSEEYKAMVLAGLRPEIVLDISSRALAFWTYQVHQERLYQEYNFSKAEGHLKQMEKIYTQQIQSKDVELTSMKGEVTSMKKVLEEYKKKFSDISEKLMERNRQYQKLQGLYDSLRLRNITIANHEGTLEPSMIAQSGVLGFPLGNNSKFPLDNTPVRNRGDGDGDFQFRPFFAGSPTAPEPSNSFFSFVSPSRELEQQQVSSRAFKVKRI